Sequence from the Pedobacter sp. D749 genome:
TACAAAATCAATACTAGAGCTTATGCCATTTAGATAAGCGGTATAAGCTAAACCCAAATCGCCCTTTCTAAATGCAGCTTCTGCCTTAATAAATTGCATTTCGCTATACGTCATGATCGGAAAACCAGCATTATCTTTAAATAAATATTTTCCTTGATTTGGCCCAGGGTTAGCGCCTCCAACTACTCCCCAAACGTTTGGAATCTGGTTTTTATTTACTGCAGTTCCGCCATCTAAAGTAAATGGTGCCGTACCTCTGAAAATAAGATCTGGTGATGCTGTTAACATGTTATTGCGACGGGGATCGATAATCAGAGGCGTGTTGGCAACGGCAAAAGTAGTACCATCAAGCAAGGCAACCATTATTGCAGTTTGACGATAAGCACCCATATTTGCTCTTAACGGCCCAAAGAAATTACCATTTGCAGCTGTAGTTCCGGTATTGGGAACAATAAAATTATCCGCATTACCGGCTAAAGATTTATCAACATATTCGATCACTTTTGCCGGATCATAAATTGCTTTGTTAACCAGATTATTTGCATTTCTGGCTAAAATACCATAGTTAAACTTTATCCATTTGGCATTGTCACCAGCATAAATCAAATCAGCAGGCCCAAACTTAACTACTGTACCTGCACCATCTGTTCTGGTAAAATTGGATATTGATTGATTCGCCAGCCTTACTACTTCGGCATAAACCTCTGGTTGCGTATCGTAATCATACACGTATCGATTAACATCAAAGGCTTGTTTTAAAATAATATCGCCGTGGTAATCGGTTGTAGTTTGCCAACTCCAGGCTTTCAAGGCCTGAGCCATTCCTACATAATTCCATTCCTGTTTTGCTTCAGAATCTTCAACAATCAAGTTCAAGTTTGCACCTAAACCAAAATAATTGGTTCTCCATATCTCGCCCATGGCATCGCTACCAGAAATCCAGCCGTGTTGCTCACCCACATTCACAGCTCCTCCAAAATATTGGATAAGTCCACCTAAATATCTCGAATCGAACTGAACACCCCGCTCCATCTGAGCGAACAACGGCGGCGTTAATGTTTTGCTCGAAACTTCTTGCGGGGTAGCCGGATCTGTATTTACATCCAGATACTTTTTACACCCTGAAGTAGTTATTATTGAAGCAAAAACTGATAATAATAAATATATCTTTTTCATCTCTTTAATCTTTAAAAACCAATTTTTACACCTAAATTATAACCCCTTGGTAAGCCTACAGAACCAAAATCAATACCTGTTCCTCCTAAACCACCAGATGCAGCACTTAATCCGTTAACCGATGGATCTACACCTTTGTAATTGGTAATCAACAGCAAATCAGTACCGGTTGCAAAAACACTGGCGCTTTTAATTACCCTGCTTTTTTCGAAAATGGTTTTTGGCAGGTTATAACTTAAAGTAATATCCTTTAGCCTGATCCAATTGATATCTTTTTCTAAGAAATCGGCTGTATTGTAGAGTGTTGAATAATACGTAGTTGTGATATATGGAATAACCACAACATTGTTCTTGGTTGGGTTAGCCGAATTCTCAAGTCCATCGCGCATTACACCTGCTATAATACGGGGCACTTCACGATCGGTACTTAATTTAGATAGACCTCTGGCATATAAATATAATTCTGTCGCATTATAAATATCTCCACCCTTACGCAGATCAAGCAAAAAAGAAAGATTAAAGTTTTTATAGGTAAAGCTGTTGGATAACCCAATCATAATATCTGGCGCACGGTCGCCCATTTGAGTAAAATTAGCATCCTTAATCGGCATTCCGCTTGCCGGATTGATTAGAAGCTGGCCGTCTTTATTCCTTAAGTAATCTATACCAGCAAAAGCAGATATTGATGTACCAACGGCATATTGTGCCCTAACGTTATCAAAAAGCCAACTGTCCGACACATAAAACACATCCTGATTTGCAGGTAATGATAATATTTTACCTCTTGATCTTGATGCATTAGCCGAAATATCCCAGCTAAAGTTCTGCGTTTTAACCGGAGTACCTTTTATTAAAAGCTCAAATCCATGAACCCTTATTTTTCCGCTGTTAATGTACTGTAACACTGCTCCTGATGCATAACTTAAACGGGGTGCGGTAATTTGTTTATCAGAAAGGTTATGATAATAAGAGAAATCGAACGATAATCTGTTATTAAAGAAACCCAGTTCCATACCAATTTCTTTAGCGGTTGTAAATTCTGCCTCAAGATTTGGATTGCCCATATTTACATCTAATGCATACCCCCCGCCAGTTGTTTGTTGAGCAATAAGTTTGTTATCAGTAACATATGCTACCCTGGCATCTTTACCTGATTGCCCCCATGAACCTCTTAATTTACCATAAGATAACCATCCTAAATCTTTTACTGCCTGCAAATTAGAAAACACAAAACTTAATGATGTTGCAGGATAAAAGAATGTATTATTTTTTTGTGGTAAGGTTGATGATAAATCCTGACGACCTGACAAGGTTAGGTACAGATAATTATCATATCCTAGCTCGGCATTAGCAAAGAAACCAACTTTACGTTTTAGCTCATTTGTATAAGCAACCCTTTGCGTAGTGGGATCGATGTTATTCATGCTAAAAAAATTTGGTTGATAAAAACGCGTACCAAACTGGGCGTTAACCTGGTAAGAATCGTCTTTGATCTCTGTACCCACTCTAATTACAGGTTTAAACTTTCCAAAATCTTTTTTTGCGGTGGCTACAAAGTTGGCTGTAACCAATCTTTCATTTGCATTGTAGGTATTTAAGCCTCCACCAGCATTGGTGGTTTGAGCTTTATTGGCCTCATACGATTGAACATCATAGGCAGATAATCCGGTTTGAGAAAAAATATCTGCCCCGGCAGTTCCCTGCATACTTAACCAATTAGTTGGCGTATAGGTAAAACCGATATTGCCTAACACACGGTTCATTTTATCGTAGTTTGGATTTCTTTCTACTCCCCAGTAAGGATTATCCAGTTCGCCACTCAAGCTTCCCGTAATGGTTCTTCTTTCGCCAAGTGGTGTTAAATAATTCCGCATATCATCTGTTAATGGCCACGATAATGCACTTAACATTGGGCTACTTACTCCTTTATAGGTTTTATCTGTCCTGGATGAGATCAGGTTTAGTGAAGCATTCATGCTAATTTTATCACTAATTTTAGAAGTCGCGTTTATTTTACCGTTAATTGTATTGTACGCTGTACCCGGAATAATCCCTTTTTGATCAGTATAACTTACTGTTGTTCTGACCGAAAGTTTTTCACTTCCGCCTTCAATGGTTGCGTTATGTTTTTGTGTAAACCCTGTTTTGTAAAAATTGCCAATGTTATCGTAGATTGTTTTATTTGCCGGATACTTTGCACCAAAGAAAGTACGGGTTCTTTGTTCCTCATCGAAAACCCCTCCTGCGCCACCACCATAAGTGGTTTGCACTTCAGGATAACGGTAAGTATTTTCTAAACGAAAAGAATTGCTGTACGATACACGTGCGGTACCTGCTTTTGCTCTTTTTGTGGTGATTACCACAGCACCCGATGCTCCATCAGTTCCATATAAAGCTGAAGCTTCAGGCCCTTTCAAAATGGTTAGTGATTCTATTTCTTCCGGATTAATATCCATGGCTCTATTACCGTAGTCGTTCTGACGGTTAAAGGTTCCCTGGCCTACTAAATTATACTCACTGAAAGTACGGTTAGAAATAGGCAGTCCATCTACCACAAAAAGTGGCTGGTTATCACCATCAAGAGAGATACCTCCACGTATGATCATTGTTGCAGATGCGCCAGGGGTACCCATTGTAGGGGTAATTGTGGCTCCGGCAACCCTTCCCTGCAAGGCATTTAAAAAGTTGTCCCGCTGTGTATCAGCAATATCTGCCCCTTTTAATGTTTGTGCAGAATAGCCTAAAGCATCTTTTGATCTTTTGATACCAAAAGCTGTAACCACTACCTCGTTCAGGTTACCAGCATCAGGCGAAAGATTAACATTAATAGAAGAGTTTGAACCAACTGATCTTTCGAAAGTTTTATAACCAATGTAAGAAAAGGTAAGCACGTCTGTTTTTAATGCCTTAATAGAGTAGTTTCCATCAGCATTAGTTTGTGCAACTGTAGTGCTTCCCTTTACTCTAATGGAAACACCGGGTATAGGTCCATCAGTTGATGTAACCTTACCGGTAATGGTTATTTGTTGTGCAATGGCATGAGCCAGCAACAAAAACATACCAATAAAAATTAGTAGTAGTTTTTTTTTCATAAACTGCCTGTTTAGTTAAGGATAAGATTGTTAGTTGTTGTTAGTTAATATTAAAACACGCACAATAACGCATTTTATACTAATATCACAATTGTTTTAGAATAAAAAACTATTTAGCAAGGAGTAACAAAAATTTTATCGCAATAACACGCACAAACACGCAATATTAAAAATCTAAAAATCTTTTATACATTCGCTTAAAACCAAACACCTACTTATGCTGAAAAAAGAACGCCACGACTTCATTATGCGCCAGATCAATTTACATAACCGCGTATTAACTTCTGATCTGGTTCAATTGCTTAATGTTTCGGAAGATACCATTAGACGGGACCTACAGGAACTTGTTGATGAAAACCTGCTTTACAAGGTTCATGGAGGCGCTTTATCTAAATCGTACCACAGTTCTTTTGATGACAGTACGGTTTATGCACGTGATAGTAAAATTGCCATCGGCAAAAAAGCCGTTCAGCTGATAAAGGATGGTATGGTAGTGTTAACAGGTGGCGGAACCACAATTTTAGAGTTTGTAAAGCTGCTTCCACAGGGTTTATCTGCAACTTTTTTCACTATTAGCCCGCTGGTTGCCGTAGAATTGGCCAAATACAATAATATCGAAGTGATTTTGATTGGTGGTTTGTTTTCTAAAAATTCGCAGGTTACTTATGGTGGACAAGTAATTACACAACTATCGGAAATAAAGGCCGATTTATGCCTGATGGGAACGAGTGCCATCCATCCGGACGAAGGCCTAACAGATACTTACTGGGAAATTAACCAACTTAAAAAGGCCATGCTGGCCTGTGCAAAAAAAACAGCCGTGCTTTGCATCTCCGAGAAATTGGATATTGCTTTAAGATTGAGAGTTTGCCCGATAGAAAGTATTAGTTACTTGATAACAGAGTTAGATTTAGATCATGAATCGCTTTCGCGTTATGTAGAAAAGCAATTGAATATTTTATAAAACGAGTCCCGACGAAAATCGGGACTCGTTTTGCTAAAAAGTTGGATCAGCAGGGGTATTCGTATTATTATCTCTTTCCTGGAAAGGATAAGGAAAGAAATTCCGTTTACGATCGGCTAAAGGCTGATTGAACCTTCGCACATCCTCTATCTTCAATCCTGAAGCATACAGTTCGATCGAACGGTGTTTGTAAATAAGATCAAGCAACTGCTGCTGTGTATAAGGGCCAACTAGTGGCGGCAATGCTGCGGTTACCCCAAAAAGATCTGAAGTTTTGGTTACTACCTTGTTCAATTCAATTAATGAATTGGTTAGGTCTGGCTGTCTCGCCAGTGCTTCAGCCTTTATTAAAATCATCTCTCCTGGTAAGTATATCGGAAAAGGGCTTGCTGTTGCTGCTGCAAAACCATTCATACGTAAGGTTGGGGTTGCCCCTGCCATTACCGTATAAAAAGCTATCCTTTTATCTGCAGCATCCGGAGTGTTCGCACCGGTAAGTCCTAAATTTGCGTTTAATGGCTGAAATACATTATTTGAAGAAATGATGCTAAATAGAATATTCGGTGAGGTAGCATCAAACTTGAAAAATGATGCCTTAGTTAAATCAACAGCATTTGCTTCTGTTAATGCCAGTGGATAATTCCCTGAAAACAGTGCATATCTGGCTTTGAGTGCATGTATTGTATTTATAATATTCACATCAGAAGGAATATTACCTAAAAAGCTGGCAGAAATTGAATTTGCAGCAATAACAGTTAAAGCATTATCCAAAACAGCAATTGCTTTTGTAAAACCAGCAGAACGGGTAATAAAAGGTATGTTTTTTCCTGTTCCATCTGGAATTTTTTCCCAGTATTGGGCCATATTTCCAATTGCCAGGGCCTTGAATATGCTGGAATAGGCAATTAATCCCGCTGCATAACCTTTGTCACCCAAATTACCGGCATTAGCAATCACTAAATCTGCATCGTAAATAATCTTGTTAGCGCTTGTCCAAAGATTAAATAAAATTGTATTTGTCCCATCAACGGTACTACCACCGGTGCTTAACTGTAACTCAGGAATATTCCCTGAATTGAGTAACCGCAGCTCGTTGGTTACAAAACCATTTGCTGCCACAGAGTTGAACATAACACCTGTACGGGTTAAAGTATAAACCCGCTGTAAACCTATTGCCACTGCAGTTAACCCTTGCTGGGTGCCCAAAGCCACATCTGTTTTAGCTCTGGATGGATCCTGATATTCTTTCGTACATGAGGAAAAGCACAATGTTAACGAAAGGACTAAACAGGTTATATTTGCCGGAATATTATTTCTTAAAATTTTCATAAACTTTCCTTTAACGATTATAATTTAACTTGTAAACCCAAACTAAAAGTCCTTGGAATCGGCACCGAACCAAAATCTATATTTCTCAGTATCGTTGATTGGCCGCCAGAATTTAACTCAGGATCGTAACCCTTATAGTTGTCCCAGGAGATAAGGTTTCTACCGCTTACCGTTACAGTAAGGTCTCTTAGGAATTTTAGCTTGCCTATATTATAACTCAGCGAAATCTCTCGCAGCTTAACAAAAGATCCATCATCAATCCTCCACTCCTCAATGGCATAAACTCCGGCAACATATCCCCTGGGCAACTGGCCAAGTTGCTCTTGTTCGGCTACTTTACCATTTCCAACACCCTGGCGAGTTCTCCAATCGGCATTCCAAACGTCGCCGCCCTGTACCGCATCAAACTGTACATGAAGATTCAATTTTTTATAGGTAAAGTCGTTTACAAATGACATGTTATAATCAGGGTTTGGATTACCGATTACTTTACGAAGCGTTGTTCCGGTAGGCAAACCATTTGCATCGCGTTGTGGAGTAAACGTAGTGGCAGAATTTTGAATTCCCTTTTCTATCTGAGGAATTCCTGCTGCATTTGTTAACAGACTTCCATCCGGATTACGCGCAAAAAAGGTTCCATAGAACACACCAATGGCTTCACCATTTATAATTGCAACAGGAGCACCTGGATTTGTACTAAACAACCTTAAACCACCTACATCAAGTGCTGTATTTCTATTCCTATTGAAAACAACTGAAGTGTTCCATTTAAAATCTTTGCCTTCAACCGGAGTTCCATTCAACACAAGCTCAATCCCTTTGTTCCTTAGCGAGCCTATGTTATCTAATAAGCTGGAAAATCCTGTTGACGGCGCCTGCACACTGGCAATCAGTAAATCGCTTACTTTTTTATTGTACCAGTTAAATTGTAAACCTAATCTGTTTTTGAAGAAAGATAAATCTGTTCCCAGTTCCAATTCGCGCTGGCGTTCTGGTTTAACGTTTTCGTTAGCTAAAGTCGCACTCGAAAACAACGATGCTCTACCCAAAAACGATTGTGTAGAATAGGCATTGATCCTATCATATGCGCCAATACCGGTCAGGTTACCCGATTCTCCATAAGCCGCTCTTATTTTAAATGTATCCCACCAATCAGAAACGCCAAAGCTTTTCCAATAATCGGCAGAAGAAAGCACATAACTTAAGCTTCCTTTCAAGTATTCCTGTGTGCGGTTATCAGCCCCGAAAACTGAAGATTGATCAACCCTTAAGGCACCCGTAACAAATAAATGATCTTTATATTTAAAATTCTGCTGGATATATCCTCCACTTACAGACAACTCTGTTCTTCCATCTACACTTGGAAGCTGTGTTGCAGCAGCATTTACCGTTTCTATTAATGGGGCCAAACCTCTGCCATTTACCAACTGATATTTCGTTTTTTCGTATTGAAACGAATAACCAACCTGAGTGGTTGACGAAATCAACTCTGATAATTTAGCCTGATAAGTTGCATTAAACTCATTGTTAAACTGAAAAGCATTGTTTGTTGCTGCACTTGCGTAGCCATTTAATGTACCATCTAAAGCCGCACCACCACCATAAAAATCCGGATTTACGTTATATGCAAATGGTGGAATGTAGGTTGACCCACTCTGACCAGAATTATCAACACCTAAAGTAAAATCTAAGGTTAAATTTTTTACAGGGTACAATTTCAAATTGGCATTGGCAATAATGCGATTGGTTTCCTGACGCTGTTTTATGTCTTCTATTACCGACACAGGATTTACCCTGCCACGTTCTCCAACAGCCATTAAATTACCATTAGCATCTCTGGCAAAAATATCATGAATGTTCCCGATAATGGTAACAGAATTCATTGGTGAAAAAAACGAATTCCCATCTGGCTTTTCATTGGCCGAACTGCGGATATAATTTAAGCCGGCACTCAATTTTGCCCATTCAGTGATTTTCTGATCGATGTTTGCCCTGAAATTATAGCGTGTAAAATCGGTATTTTTAATAATCCCCTGATTACTGAAATAAGCTGCTGAAGTATAGTATTTTGTATTTTCATTACCACCGGAAACAGAAATCGTATTATCTGTACCCGTAGCAGACTGAAAGATGTAATCCTGATAATTATAACGTGTTACAGGGATTTTTTGGGTCTGCAGAAACGGAGGATCACCAACAGTCTGGATTACGTCTTGTGTAGGAAAGTTCGTAGGCGTACCAAACCTTACCGGAGATTCGTTCACCTCAACCTGTTTACGCAAATGACTCAATGTTAAACTAGTGCTGAAATTAACCTGAGCAGCACCACTTACACCTTTTTTGGTAAAGATCTGAATTACTCCCGAATTTGCCCTAGAGCCATAAATGGCTGCAGCTGCAGCTCCGTTTAACACTTCAATACGCTCAATATCTGCCGGATTAATATCAACCATCCTATTCTGCCCAATGCTTCCAACAAAGTTTCCGCCATCATAATTGGCTGAGGTATTGGTAACCCTCGTAGTTGAATTGTTCACGATTACACCATCGATAATGTAAAGTGGCTCTGATGATGAATTTACGGAGCTAATACCTCTTAAACGAACAGATAAGCCCCCTGCAGGATCACCAGAGTTCTGGCTGATTTGAGCACCAGCCGTTTTTCCCTGTAAAGATGAGAGCACATTTCCACTCGGCGCTTTGTTCAGATCATCACCTTTAACGGTACTTACATAACTTCCCAGCTCTTTTCTGGTTGTTCCCTGAGATGTTCCAGTTACAATTACTTCATCCAAACCAACAGCATCAGCACTTATGGAAGTACTTAGTTGAACCTGATCGCCTGACGCAAGATCGATCGACTGCGCTTTACTCTTGTAACCTACGTAAGAAAACTGAATCTGATATTTGCCAGGGGCTAAATCTACGGCAAACGTATAAGCCCCATTAGAATTGGTACTTGTTGCTAAACTTGTATTAAGGATTTTAACTACAACGCCTGGAATAGGCTCGTTATTTGAGGCATCAGTCACTTTCCCGCTAATGGTATAACGTTTATTTTGTGCCTGCGCCTTTTCCGTAAACAGAAGCAGCAGAAATGGGATCAACAAGATTAAGAAGAATCCTGGCGACCATTTTAGGTAACTTTTTTCCATAAAATTTGGTTTTGTTAGAAGATTAGTGTTAAAACAAATTTAACAAAATACCATATAAACCAACTTTTTAACCTGTACAAACTTATCTACAAAATTGCGACTACTTAAGCAGGCAAACTGATTTTACCCATGCAAACAGAAGGCACACCTTGCCGGTTACCAAAATTAATCGGCTCTCCACAGAGCGTTTCGTTAGCTAAAACAGCAAATAAAACAGCCTCCTTTGCATCTGGATTAATATTTAAATCTTCAGTGCTTAGGAATTTGCAAAAAGGCAGCCTGGTTTGAAGAAGCTGAACAAGCAGCGGATTGTGCATGCCACCACCACTCATAAATACCCGCACCCGGGCATGCGCTCCAAAACAACGTTTTATCGCATTGGCAATGGTTTCTGCTGAAAAATGGCACAAGGTTGTCATTACATCTTCTTTAACCAGATTTATTGTTGAAGACTGTTCTTGTGCCTTTAGTAAATATTCCAGGTTAAATAATTCGGGCCCGGTGGTTTTAGGAAAATCCAATTCAAAAAAACTACAATTCAACAATGCAGATAATAGTTCTGGATTAACTTTACCAGCCAAAGCAATACTGGCATTTTTATCATAAAACTGATTAAAATATTTTTGCATATATTGATCCATCAGCGTATTTCCGGGACCAACATCTGTCGAAAAAATTTCGCTGGCATCGGTACTCCCAGGCAAATAAGTGAAGTTTGCTATACCACCAATATTCAACATCACCCGATCTTCACCAGCCTTAGAAAACATTAAATAATCTCCGTATACAGCCAGAGGAGCCCCCTCACCCCCCGCAACTAAATGTTTCTGCCTAAAATCGGAAAGGGTAATAATTCCGGTTTTAATGGCAATATGGTCGCCATCACCAATCTGTAATGTGCCATTAGGATAATCGGCCAGTTTGTGCAAAGATTTTGGTGCATGAAAAATGGTTTGTCCATGACTGGCGATAAAGTCGATATCCTCGTTTTTATATTCCCATTCTTTTAAAACTTCATTGATTAATTGAGCATGAACATTTGCAATGTGCGCATTCATCAGGCAAACCGATTGTAAATCGACCTCTTTTTTAGAAAATATAGCCTTTATTTTTGCCCTGAAATCATCAGTATAATCGCCGGTTTTAAATTTTAAAACACGGATATCAGTTTCAGCACCGCTTCCCTTTACCAAACAGAGGGCAATATCCAATCCATCCATTGAAGTCCCACTCATCAATCCGATAATT
This genomic interval carries:
- a CDS encoding DeoR/GlpR family DNA-binding transcription regulator — encoded protein: MLKKERHDFIMRQINLHNRVLTSDLVQLLNVSEDTIRRDLQELVDENLLYKVHGGALSKSYHSSFDDSTVYARDSKIAIGKKAVQLIKDGMVVLTGGGTTILEFVKLLPQGLSATFFTISPLVAVELAKYNNIEVILIGGLFSKNSQVTYGGQVITQLSEIKADLCLMGTSAIHPDEGLTDTYWEINQLKKAMLACAKKTAVLCISEKLDIALRLRVCPIESISYLITELDLDHESLSRYVEKQLNIL
- a CDS encoding SusC/RagA family TonB-linked outer membrane protein, which produces MKKKLLLIFIGMFLLLAHAIAQQITITGKVTSTDGPIPGVSIRVKGSTTVAQTNADGNYSIKALKTDVLTFSYIGYKTFERSVGSNSSINVNLSPDAGNLNEVVVTAFGIKRSKDALGYSAQTLKGADIADTQRDNFLNALQGRVAGATITPTMGTPGASATMIIRGGISLDGDNQPLFVVDGLPISNRTFSEYNLVGQGTFNRQNDYGNRAMDINPEEIESLTILKGPEASALYGTDGASGAVVITTKRAKAGTARVSYSNSFRLENTYRYPEVQTTYGGGAGGVFDEEQRTRTFFGAKYPANKTIYDNIGNFYKTGFTQKHNATIEGGSEKLSVRTTVSYTDQKGIIPGTAYNTINGKINATSKISDKISMNASLNLISSRTDKTYKGVSSPMLSALSWPLTDDMRNYLTPLGERRTITGSLSGELDNPYWGVERNPNYDKMNRVLGNIGFTYTPTNWLSMQGTAGADIFSQTGLSAYDVQSYEANKAQTTNAGGGLNTYNANERLVTANFVATAKKDFGKFKPVIRVGTEIKDDSYQVNAQFGTRFYQPNFFSMNNIDPTTQRVAYTNELKRKVGFFANAELGYDNYLYLTLSGRQDLSSTLPQKNNTFFYPATSLSFVFSNLQAVKDLGWLSYGKLRGSWGQSGKDARVAYVTDNKLIAQQTTGGGYALDVNMGNPNLEAEFTTAKEIGMELGFFNNRLSFDFSYYHNLSDKQITAPRLSYASGAVLQYINSGKIRVHGFELLIKGTPVKTQNFSWDISANASRSRGKILSLPANQDVFYVSDSWLFDNVRAQYAVGTSISAFAGIDYLRNKDGQLLINPASGMPIKDANFTQMGDRAPDIMIGLSNSFTYKNFNLSFLLDLRKGGDIYNATELYLYARGLSKLSTDREVPRIIAGVMRDGLENSANPTKNNVVVIPYITTTYYSTLYNTADFLEKDINWIRLKDITLSYNLPKTIFEKSRVIKSASVFATGTDLLLITNYKGVDPSVNGLSAASGGLGGTGIDFGSVGLPRGYNLGVKIGF
- a CDS encoding SusD/RagB family nutrient-binding outer membrane lipoprotein — translated: MKKIYLLLSVFASIITTSGCKKYLDVNTDPATPQEVSSKTLTPPLFAQMERGVQFDSRYLGGLIQYFGGAVNVGEQHGWISGSDAMGEIWRTNYFGLGANLNLIVEDSEAKQEWNYVGMAQALKAWSWQTTTDYHGDIILKQAFDVNRYVYDYDTQPEVYAEVVRLANQSISNFTRTDGAGTVVKFGPADLIYAGDNAKWIKFNYGILARNANNLVNKAIYDPAKVIEYVDKSLAGNADNFIVPNTGTTAANGNFFGPLRANMGAYRQTAIMVALLDGTTFAVANTPLIIDPRRNNMLTASPDLIFRGTAPFTLDGGTAVNKNQIPNVWGVVGGANPGPNQGKYLFKDNAGFPIMTYSEMQFIKAEAAFRKGDLGLAYTAYLNGISSSIDFVSALGTAITPAEKAAYLASTSVKQTAAALTLKDIMLQKYLALYGYGFVETWCDLRKYNYNVGDAAGNNPYLNVYRFPASFFTDNGGKPAQRYRPRYNSEYLWNVEALKKIGADKNDYHTYKMWFSQP
- a CDS encoding RagB/SusD family nutrient uptake outer membrane protein; translation: MKILRNNIPANITCLVLSLTLCFSSCTKEYQDPSRAKTDVALGTQQGLTAVAIGLQRVYTLTRTGVMFNSVAANGFVTNELRLLNSGNIPELQLSTGGSTVDGTNTILFNLWTSANKIIYDADLVIANAGNLGDKGYAAGLIAYSSIFKALAIGNMAQYWEKIPDGTGKNIPFITRSAGFTKAIAVLDNALTVIAANSISASFLGNIPSDVNIINTIHALKARYALFSGNYPLALTEANAVDLTKASFFKFDATSPNILFSIISSNNVFQPLNANLGLTGANTPDAADKRIAFYTVMAGATPTLRMNGFAAATASPFPIYLPGEMILIKAEALARQPDLTNSLIELNKVVTKTSDLFGVTAALPPLVGPYTQQQLLDLIYKHRSIELYASGLKIEDVRRFNQPLADRKRNFFPYPFQERDNNTNTPADPTF
- a CDS encoding anhydro-N-acetylmuramic acid kinase: MNKQIQKLYSKAGKSERLIIGLMSGTSMDGLDIALCLVKGSGAETDIRVLKFKTGDYTDDFRAKIKAIFSKKEVDLQSVCLMNAHIANVHAQLINEVLKEWEYKNEDIDFIASHGQTIFHAPKSLHKLADYPNGTLQIGDGDHIAIKTGIITLSDFRQKHLVAGGEGAPLAVYGDYLMFSKAGEDRVMLNIGGIANFTYLPGSTDASEIFSTDVGPGNTLMDQYMQKYFNQFYDKNASIALAGKVNPELLSALLNCSFFELDFPKTTGPELFNLEYLLKAQEQSSTINLVKEDVMTTLCHFSAETIANAIKRCFGAHARVRVFMSGGGMHNPLLVQLLQTRLPFCKFLSTEDLNINPDAKEAVLFAVLANETLCGEPINFGNRQGVPSVCMGKISLPA
- a CDS encoding SusC/RagA family TonB-linked outer membrane protein; translation: MEKSYLKWSPGFFLILLIPFLLLLFTEKAQAQNKRYTISGKVTDASNNEPIPGVVVKILNTSLATSTNSNGAYTFAVDLAPGKYQIQFSYVGYKSKAQSIDLASGDQVQLSTSISADAVGLDEVIVTGTSQGTTRKELGSYVSTVKGDDLNKAPSGNVLSSLQGKTAGAQISQNSGDPAGGLSVRLRGISSVNSSSEPLYIIDGVIVNNSTTRVTNTSANYDGGNFVGSIGQNRMVDINPADIERIEVLNGAAAAAIYGSRANSGVIQIFTKKGVSGAAQVNFSTSLTLSHLRKQVEVNESPVRFGTPTNFPTQDVIQTVGDPPFLQTQKIPVTRYNYQDYIFQSATGTDNTISVSGGNENTKYYTSAAYFSNQGIIKNTDFTRYNFRANIDQKITEWAKLSAGLNYIRSSANEKPDGNSFFSPMNSVTIIGNIHDIFARDANGNLMAVGERGRVNPVSVIEDIKQRQETNRIIANANLKLYPVKNLTLDFTLGVDNSGQSGSTYIPPFAYNVNPDFYGGGAALDGTLNGYASAATNNAFQFNNEFNATYQAKLSELISSTTQVGYSFQYEKTKYQLVNGRGLAPLIETVNAAATQLPSVDGRTELSVSGGYIQQNFKYKDHLFVTGALRVDQSSVFGADNRTQEYLKGSLSYVLSSADYWKSFGVSDWWDTFKIRAAYGESGNLTGIGAYDRINAYSTQSFLGRASLFSSATLANENVKPERQRELELGTDLSFFKNRLGLQFNWYNKKVSDLLIASVQAPSTGFSSLLDNIGSLRNKGIELVLNGTPVEGKDFKWNTSVVFNRNRNTALDVGGLRLFSTNPGAPVAIINGEAIGVFYGTFFARNPDGSLLTNAAGIPQIEKGIQNSATTFTPQRDANGLPTGTTLRKVIGNPNPDYNMSFVNDFTYKKLNLHVQFDAVQGGDVWNADWRTRQGVGNGKVAEQEQLGQLPRGYVAGVYAIEEWRIDDGSFVKLREISLSYNIGKLKFLRDLTVTVSGRNLISWDNYKGYDPELNSGGQSTILRNIDFGSVPIPRTFSLGLQVKL